The genomic window CCAGTTGGGAGTTACGGGACCCTTGGTTCCCATCTTCTGGCCTATGTCCTTTTTTGTTCAAAACCTTACTTGGATTTTCTCAATTTTTTGAACGAAGAGTTTTTTCTGCACAAATGATAACCCCCAACACAATTTTGCTGGAAACAACTATTAGTTTTTATTCATTAGAGTAAGTTTAGAGGATAAAATCTAAGTAGAATAGTTCAAAAAGTACATACGTTTAGGACGTATCATGCCCTGCTTTCTGATAGGTTAGGTTGTCTTGGCGAGGTGGTGACGGCGTTCATGGGGCAGAATATGTCCTCACCACTCCATCGCCACTCTAACGATCCTCACTCCATTTCTGACAGGGAAGCGTGTGGTGGGTGGCAGTCCGCCGATCCTTCATTAGATCTAATGAGTTGTTTAGGAGTCAGTGACAGTTCGATACTTCAGTTATGTTTAGTGGTAGCGTTGGCCCTTCAAATAAGTTTGGAAGGGGCAACTATAGTGTTTTCTAGTGTGTGACGAGCATATCTGGGCATCTTCCTCAACGAGCCAACGGTGGCCTTAGATCTAGGGACACATAAGTATGGGGCGTGTCCCCCCGACCAATCTTTCGATGACTTGCATCCCGTATTTAGAGGTGGGTGGCTACTAGAGCTCGTAAAGCCTATGGATGAGGTCCCCCCTCTATTCCTTGGATGACAGTCGACTATGTTGCTCTTCTACAACGGTTACTTCAACGATGGCAGAGCTTAACAGCGATTGGCGACCCTTGCAATCACAGAAAGCGACCGTAGATGTTTTATGCTCTTTTGATACTTTCATGGGGgcctttgtaaggtctttgtgaataattaataaaatgattgtatgcatcgtccagatgcagaggccggaggtcatcctacttttcaaaataaaaataaaaatggggCCTTTGTGTATTTCGATGGAACCAGCTTGGTTGCATTTTTTTTTGGTTTGGGTCTTTTGGCTCATTGCTTATGTTCTGTTATCTTTTCAGTTTTCTCATGTactaataaaccaagacggaggcaGTAGATGTCTACTGCTGCGTCACTTGTATTTTATTCTTTGTTTTacaaatgagacacgtattaccttAAAATATGTAGGGATGTGTAGGCTGAAGCGTATGTTTAAATAAACGGCAGTAGGAGAGAccagtaaaccagaatggaggtaatAGATGTCTACGACTACGTCACTTGTATTTTATTCTTTGTTTTACAAATGAGACATGTATACCTTAAAATATGTAGGGATGTATAGGCTAGAACATATGTTTAAATAAACGGCAGTAGGAGAGACCAGTGAACCAAAACGTAGGTAGTAGATGTCTACGACTACGTCACTTGTATTTTATTCTTTGTTTTacgaatgagacacgtattaccttAAAATATATAGGGATGTGTAGGCTAGAACCTATGTTTAAATAAACGGCAGTAGGAGAGACCAAAATTGACAGCTCCTTTGTATTTACAACAGAAGTGTCACAAAGCACCCACGTCAAAAAAAAAAGTGTCACAAAGCACAAATCACAAAGTTCAAAACTCAAAAAGAAACATATGCCACGGTCACAGCATTGTTCTCTTCACACACGCGACACTTGAATCGAATGTACACTTGGGGGTGGATTAACAAGACAAAAATAAATGTGAGACATGCAACAGGAATATTTACCACGCGATCAGACAGGAAAATGAGACCATCCATGCAGAAAGGACAATACCGGCACGACCGGGAGCCAGAGCTCGATCAGGGGTCCTCGGCGATGCGCGCCAGGTGCGGGTGCCACGACGTGGCGTGGCTGCCGGTGCTCATGCGCCtccggtgctgctgctgctgctgctgctgctggcgacCTTCGACGGCGGCCGTGGCCGCGCTGCCTTCCGACTTGCTCCGGACGTGGTGGCGATGGTGTCGCCGGTCCTCCTCGGCGGCGGCGCCGGGGCTCGGCTCGcgcttggtcttggtcttcttcttggcgtcGGCGGGCACGGAGGCGGCCGGGAGGAGGAAGTAGATCTCGCCGCGCTCCAGCTCGGCCTCGGGCGACACGATGATGACGATCCGCGGCCCGCCCTGCTGCCTGGACCCGCAGGGCCGGCTGAGCACGTGGTTCGGgtgcgccgccaggacctccccggcGAGCACGGCCCGGCCGTACTCGTCGACGCGGCCGCTCAGGTGCACGATCCGGACCAGGTCCAGCGCGCCGCACGGCAGCACGCACGCCAGGCAGCACCTCAGGCTGTTCCCCATTCGATCAGCTCAGGGTTGCTGCCCGCGTAGCTAGCTAGGCGCCTAGccaccttcctctctccctctcgctcttCTCTATGTAGATACCTCTCTTCTCTTTGGTGGCGTGATGTGACGACCGGAGACGCATATAAAGAGAGAAGATAGGATCGACGAGGAGGCCAAGAAGAATAATGGTCACAGTTTGGTGAGAGAGGTGCCAGCAGTATTAAATCTAGCGAGGGCCACTGATGATCAGCATCactcatgcatgtgtgtgtgtgtgcgcgcttgTCGTCCTGGCCGGCCTTATGTAAATCTAGATCCTTAACGATCGTGTACTCATACTCACGCTTACGCATCCAACACTAATCAGTGCATAAGGAAGGAGCTAGCTAGCCCCATGGCCATGttccatgattttttttccaagCTATAGAAACTAGTTGCCTTTTATTTGATTATATATATTTTTTCTCCTCGGTCGACCGATCGGTCGATCCGTTGAGGGGCTCAATAATGGCACAGCACACTGATGCGCACGTACAGCCATGCTGCCTTGCTGTACCGCTTGGTTGTATGCGCTCATCTCATGAGTGCTGCCTGCAAGCTAGTGTGAATCCACAATTGGATATGGGGGTTTTGTTGGGAATGATGATCGATTCATTATTCGGCATGCTTTGCTTGATGATTGTTCGTCTGGTGGATCCATCGCCCAATGGTTTCTTCACGTAGCGTCCGGCCGTGCGTACGTGCAACGCCTTTCTCACGAGGAAGCTAGCGGGAAATGCTTTTGGTGGGCATACGTGCAAGACCTACCCAACCAGAGAGAGCCACCTGTACAACAGCCATAGGAGTACATTTTCTTAGTGCAGTTTTGATAATCCTCAACTGTACAGGTGAGAGGTGAGAGTATAAATAGATCTGAGTCGTTGATTGCATTAAGTTATGAGTTTGATTAACTTTTGCCGTCTTACCTCCCATCTGAAAAGAGGGGTAAGCGAAAGCATGTTAAAATTGCTCCAGGAGCAACGAATGTGCGTTACTGTTTTTTTTCCTCTTTTGGGAAAAAATGTGCTACTATTCACGGAAGAAGAATGGTTTTTTTAACACAGCacaaacgcaagcgctcatatacatacgcgcatacactcaccctattaacacacacacgcacaccctacccctgtgagcaccttcgagagattgagccgacatatcatcttgatatTTATGAAGTCACGGTACGCACCTTGTCGTCGACGAGAACGCCTGCtctcactgaaagcgcatcgccgaaaatcctgaaataatccagaaataatgcgagcgccaggacttgaaccctggtgggctggggataccactgtccctataaccatccaatcacaggttGGTTCACGAAGAAGAATGATTGAAGGAAGAAGATGATCCGGCTGTTCCTTTTTTACAAAACACATTGTCATTAGTAATTTAATGTTTGATTTATTTTTCCCATTGTCATGAATTAAACATTTATTAACATAGGGTCGGAGAAAAATCTGAGATCAAAATATAAATCTTTAAGTAAAGAAACCACCTAAGATATTTCAAAGATTTAACTTTTGATTTTTACACGACAAATTTGAGAAGTCGCATGATCCCATGTGACTTTATGAGAAACCCTAAATTGATTCCCAAACTCATGAGGTGCATATAAACATGCAGAACTTTTAGGATATTTTCAAATCAACACTACGTAGTTACAATATCCTACAACTTTTTTTGTGATTGTCCCAGACACAATCTTTATAAAAAAATTATCAATACGAAAATGCCATGGATTATAAAATGAATAATTTTTGAATTATAATAACATACTTGTAAGTTGACTTGTATATATTCGCAAAAAGAGTTGACTTTTATCGAAATTTCGATGATTTTTTTCTGTATACAGTATACACCAACAGGAAACAATATTTCGTGGTGTTTCATTCCAAACTTTTGAACTATGATTTACAATTTTTCATGAATCTCAAAATTTGAAGTTCTCTTTCTGTATGGAAATTTGAAGCCTCTTACAAATGGGAAATCCCGACCACTTTTCTTTACCATTTATCTTACATACTTTACTAGTCACGGAGGACCTTACAACATATCGAACAAACTAAAACAGACACGACAAATCATGGACATGGAGTTTCTGCCCTCGAGCTCAAATGCACCCTCGTGAGTAGTAAGATCAAAAAATTAGTAAAAACATTACAAAACAATCTGAATTTTTGGCAACAAACATTATTTAATGTTATATATACGTGCCACCCTGAAGAAAAACATTCCTAATACGCTGGAAAAAATATCAATGCTAAGAAAActatttttgaaagcattttggaGTGATGAATTTGTTATTTTTTGCTGATGCCTCCATGAATGTGATTTCAACATCAAAATTTACGTGCATGCAGAAAACTAAACAATGCTTGTTGTAAAACAAAAATCAATTTTTTATTGTTTTCTGTCTTTTTGGATTTTACTATTAATGCAGGAGCATTTGAGCTCGAGATTAGAAGGACACTTTCGGACAACCATCCCTTTTTGTCGACGCTGGTCGCGTTGGAGGCATTGTTTCCTTCAATTCCCAATAAATAACATGATTTTCAGCTATCATTTGTTCAAGTTGGTCGCTCATTGGATCACGAAGTTGTGCACGGGCTAGGTTTGTAGAACCATGTCCAAAAAAATTCCGTGTCCGCTATAGCTAGCCTACTACTAATTATATTGGATTATTGAACGCATGATGATTATTTGAGTTGGACGTGCTGGCTACCATACGCGCTGATCGACCTAATGTTGTATGGGGTATTTATCGTTCTAAATAAACGACAAGCTAAGCCTAATAACCCGTCACATGAATTATTGTGCAGCTAGCTAAGCTATACGTTAATTATTTGGTCAATGTTGGGCCTGTGTGTGTGCCACCGTGGTTCGACACATCAACTAGACTAGATTATATCGCATTAGGGACGCCCTACTAATAGTATATTTATAATAGAAGGGACGCCTTACTACTAGTTATTAATTAATTGTTGTattccctttgtttttatttactccttATATTAGCTTTGATTGAAGTCAAATTTGATCAAGTTTGTAGAAAATGATATGCACATTTATAATAACAAATTTACATGATGTGAATATATATATAATTGATATTGATTGGTGGTGTATGTGAACATATTTTTCTACAAATTTATTGACGGTGTATAAAATTTCATTTTAGAAAAACCTAAtgtgcggagtaaataaaaacaaaaggAGTACAAcaataaataaaaatggagggagtaccattttaACTGTAAAAGGAAATTATACGCCTACCTGCTCGCCGCGTTGATCGATCTTGGAATCTGGAATCATGTTAACGCTTGATGTTTTGAGCAGCGCGTGTTTGATTTGTCAAGCTGATGGAtgcgaggcggaggcggaggcagcTCTCTGAGATGGAACAAGGTCCTCCTCGTCTAGCCCCGTTCTGGTGATATTTTTAGCATTGTCGGAAGACGTGTGAAGATTTGTCTCCGGTGGATATTATGGAATTCGGTCGACATTTATTTTTGGTGGATCCATGTGGATTCGATCTTCATTCATCTCTGTTCATGTGTCTAAAAGTTGGATACTTTTGATTTACACTTTTCTTCATCGGCGACGGTTGCTGTTCCGTTGAGCTAGTCCTATGGGGCTTTAGAGCAACTCTAACTCGACGACCCAAACAGGTGCgcattttgtccgctttttgtctgtTTGGATTGGTCATCCGCTCGTCGTTAGTTTGGGTCGGCAGTGAGCCCAAAGCGTTGACCCATATTCGCCCGCGCGGCCGGCTTGCCGTCGTTTTTCAAACAAAATACACACATTTTACATAGTTTCACAatcaaacaaatatagcatagTTCCACATCCCAAATAAATATATATCATAGTTTTTTTTGGGAAAATATATATCATAGTTTACAAGTTGAATAAAAATAAATTAtctcaaataaatttaaaaaagatacatctattggttgtcaacatgagcccacatatgctcaaccaaattatcCTACAGCTAAaggtgagtttcccaatcacgcatttgataatgaaattgggtgaactgtgcAATCGTTGCCGCTCCTGTCATCTTggaactgaaacccttgatcgtagatACGTTTCGGGCCCATCCACTACGATTATATTGttcatgatcacacaagcagtcatcacctcccacaactttCTGGTGCTCTAAGttctagcaggataccgaacgacgCTCCATCAAGATTGCAGAACAACTTTCTGGATctggcacgctcgacatccttcctagcactctcttgctcttggaaAATCTCCTCCTCTTCTCTCCGACCGGGTTGGGGATTGTCatcacaatagtggtccactgaggatagataccgtcggCTAGGTAGTATCATTTgttgtagttgtggccgttgatgtTAACATTCACTGGCGGgcagttgccttcggcaagccttgcaaacaccggcgagcattgaagcacgttgatatcattgtgtgatctggCCATTccgaagaaagagtgccagatccagagatcttgtgaggccacggcctcaagtatgacaACGCGCTATACTTCCATTACCAAGCAGATGGGCAGTtattccactcccaatgcatgcagtctatgctgtcaagcatccccgggaagcccctactcgcattcatcgccaacaagcggGCTGTATCTTCAGCatttggctctctcaagtactcagtgACAAATGCtgcaatcacagccttgcagaaattgtacatggagtctaggcacatagactcgctcatacgaacgtactcatcaatgagatcaccgggcactccgtatgcaagcatctggatagctgcagtgcatttctgataagaggagaagccaatctTTTCAAGGGCACCCTCCTTGCACTCGAAATACTTATCCTATCCGACCGCCCCCTGTCGAAGATGGTTGAAACATGCTTAGCCATATGGAAATGGCGCCGAATTTGGTGATGTTTGAAGAGGGGGTTGGGTgtctcaaagtagtccttccaaagaaggaaatgaccactctctcggttgcgattcaacgtcGGAGTGTGCCCTGGGATCGAGCCCCGGAACAACGGCCGCTGCCTACTTAGGTGGTCATGGACGACCAACACAGCAGCCACCATCTCCTCATCGTCGGATGAGGAATCATCGGAGTCGTAGagaaaattgtggaaaaagaactcgtcggcggagtccatttgtaTCTTGGGGGCAAACTCGAACAGTTTGCGGGCGTCGTCAAAGAAGTTGGCCAGCGAAGAGAGCCGCGCCTCCCCTGGACCAGGTAGCTGGCCTGGCGGCGTACGACGAGCGTAGCGACGTCAGACGAAGGAGCTGGCCGAGGCCGCAGGTGGAAACTTCGTGCTCGCGACGATGTCGGGGGTGCGGGGAAGCTGTGGTGGCCCGACGGCGAGTCGGTGGTGGCGACGACATGGGAGGTGGCGGTGTAAGGGGGAGGTGTGTGGGTGCGGACTGCTGACAAGGGCACCGGAACTAGGCGGCGGCGACGACTGGGTGGGGCGGGCGAGGGTTTCTGTTGATGGGGTGGAAGAGAATGGCATATGTGCCACCAACTGGCAGACCAGAGGGAGGAGTAGGCGCGCGTCGCGCGCGTCCGGTTCATGTCCGCACCAACGCAAATGAGATCCAAATTTGGGCCAAGAATGGGTCGCTcggcggacgaaaagcggacgcgtgtccgtttgggtcggcgcgttgggccgacttttctgtcaTCGGCGATCCAAACGGACACGCGTGGATGAAATGGGTCgggccgttggagttgctcttaccacaatgacttcccgactatctactacaacatagtttgcccggctccgacgagggaggggcatTGACGGCGGCACGCCTTCGACTCGCACCAGTgctggtagtcgtcgctaggtggtctacagatTTAGATGTTTTTTTTATCTGGTGTTCTTTGTACTTTGTATACAATTGATTAATACTTGAAAGTTTTCCTTCAAAAAAAAAGCTGATCGATGTGGAAAATGAGGTAGTCCGCTTCGCACGTGACAGAACGTGTGTTCGGTGCTCGGTTTCATCATACCATCAGTTTTACGGGTTAGGATCCTCTGCAGTACTGTACGATGCAGTACAGTCGCTGTCATGTGAAACCCGCCCCACATGTCATCCACACTACAGCACCGTACGGTACTGCAGAGGGCATCAACCCCAGTTTTACTGTCCATATGTTTACGTACGtacttatctctactcctaatggagcagtccGTAAGTCGTTCGTTCGTTCGCAGCCCCTCCCATCGATCGATCAGGTCAACCCCCAACGATTTTATTCCTTACTTCAGTTGTCCCTCCTCTTTCCTTAGAAGACAGGTAAAATCGGCATGCAATCCCCATTTACCATAGTTTGAGTTAATTCACGGCACATCTTTCCTGCAAAAATTGGAACACAATCTTTTTCTTTCCTTGATGCACTAACGCCTGACAAAAGTAGATGCAAACCCTATACTCATCAATCTTCTGATAGGTGAAATCATATTTTCTCCCTGTACCTGCCCGAACCAGAAATCGCTCCTTGTAATCCTGGAACGGGAAGGGCAACTTTCCTGTACGTACTCCTCCCAGATCGCTCATATTGTAGTATTGGAATGGTTTGAATCCTTCACGGTGGTGGTGCGATACCCTGGCTGCGCGGCGAGCAGCGACAAGCAGCGATGACCAACGGGCATCAGCGGCGTGAGCACACCCGCGGGACCGGAGGCGGTGCAGTGGACGTCGcgagcggaagagcgccgtgcACGGCGTCCATGACTTGGGCGGACTAGGGAAGCGTGCGCCGCCGCAGCATCGGCAATTTGGCGGGCAAACACAATGATCCACTGATGCCAATGAATTTTTTCAGCTGCCGGGTCTGGTGCTCGATCCACTGATTTGGAGAATCCTATTGTGTCCCACAAACATATTGTGGGCACGGATATATTCACGAATGCAGAGCTTTCACGCCAAGAAGTCTGATGTGGAGGGTGGGCGGGAGTTTCGGGCGCACGACGATCCAGTTCGTGGTAGGGTGGTCCGAGGGGTGCATGTGTGCACTCGCCTGGTTAGGGGGATGTAGGCGACAAGAAGTGCACCGTCGACGTTGTTGCGTGCGTCGTGGCGGGGACGCCCGTGTGGTGGTTGTGCGTTTGCTGCTCGAACTGGGCGCTGGTGTGGAGGTCCCCGACAGGAACGGACGCCGCCGGAGCTGCTACGGGCGGGGAGATGCTAGCGGCGTGCTGTTGGAGCTGGGAGGAGACGCGGAGGCCCCGGACCAGATACTCTGTGCAGCGTGCTTAgatggttgtgcatgatggggaGGCGGAAGGACCGGCGCCTGCCGGCCAGGGCAGCTTCGTGCCGCGGGCTCGGGTGCGATCTCTTCCTCAATCCTTTCCCCGGTGAGCTTTCATTGCTTCTTAGTTTTGGTTGTGCGTGGCTGAGATTTGTGGAACTCCAATCAGATTAATTTCAAATTTATTGCGTTGCTTGCAGCATGACAAGGTCTGCATGGAACTCGATTAGTATGAAATTTGAACATTTGTAGGTTGTTGTGATATATAGTTGCACGTTAATGATTTTTTGGTTGTTAGAAACTTGGAATCGGACCGCCCTGAATGAGTACATGCAGTTTGAATCACCACCCCGAGTTGAACATAGTGATTTAGGCTATGTTGCCTGATTTATGTGTTGGTGGCTTTGGGTAGGCTGGTTTGAATCTGAATTCAATAGCTGATGAAGGTAAATCCTTGAACAAAACATGAAGGAGTTTATGAGACAGTATATATTTTTCATTCAACACCCACTTCCAACATTGTAAGAGTAAAGCTAGAAATCTTGATAGGGATGTTTAGACATTGATGTTTTCCCTAATATGTCAATGCCCGCATGCCTCTCTAAAAAATACTCTTCTCAGATTACTTGTTTGTGTTTTGTTCCCTCGCTACTGAGGAACGTGATGACAGAACAACGACGGATGGGGGTGAGGCAATAGTGGAAGAAGACACAAGGAGCAAAGCAGATAG from Triticum aestivum cultivar Chinese Spring chromosome 3B, IWGSC CS RefSeq v2.1, whole genome shotgun sequence includes these protein-coding regions:
- the LOC123064933 gene encoding uncharacterized protein; the encoded protein is MGNSLRCCLACVLPCGALDLVRIVHLSGRVDEYGRAVLAGEVLAAHPNHVLSRPCGSRQQGGPRIVIIVSPEAELERGEIYFLLPAASVPADAKKKTKTKREPSPGAAAEEDRRHHRHHVRSKSEGSAATAAVEGRQQQQQQQQHRRRMSTGSHATSWHPHLARIAEDP